From one Misgurnus anguillicaudatus chromosome 2, ASM2758022v2, whole genome shotgun sequence genomic stretch:
- the LOC129441865 gene encoding mannose-binding protein C-like has protein sequence MVSVLMPYISVLLLLQSGPQLLYGDESQNCGPKGEKGDRGVQGPPGNAGPTGPQGDKGDTGFPGNPGSPGIGFSGPKGQQGNPGGDITSLQSQIHDLTAKFAMMEKAARFVTSIKVEQKYFVYDGTLKTFDEGIQICKEVGGTIALARKAVEHEALHKVVIASGLSKNPFIGVTDRDKEGQFVDIDGKPLTFTNWAFGQPDNFQKTQHCGTIIVESGLWDDASCNEPRPIMCEIQ, from the exons ATG GTGTCTGTGTTAATGCCGTACATCAGTGTCCTTCTGCTGCTTCAGTCCGGCCCACAACTACTGTATGGAGATGAATCTCAAAACTGTGGACCTAAAGGAGAGAAGGGAGATCGAG GAGTGCAGGGACCACCCGGCAATGCAGGACCAACTGGACCACAAGGAGACAAAGGAGACACAG GCTTTCCTGGCAATCCTGGCTCTCCTGGCATTGGATTTTCTGGCCCAAAAGGGCAACAAG GGAATCCTGGAGGTGACATCACATCCCTACAATCTCAGATTCATGATTTAACTGCTAAGTTTGCCATGATGGAGAAAGCTGCACGTTTTGTAACATCCATAAAAGTCGAGCAGAAATATTTTGTTTATGATGGGACTCTGAAAACATTTGATGAGGGGATTCAAATCTGTAAGGAAGTTGGTGGAACAATTGCTTTAGCAAGAAAAGCTGTTGAACATGAAGCTTTACATAAAGTAGTGATAGCCAGTGGTTTAAGTAAAAACCCATTCATTGGAGTCACAGACAGAGATAAAGAAGGACAGTTTGTGGACATTGATGGTAAACCCTTGACTTTTACCAACTGGGCTTTTGGTCAACCTGATAATTTTCAGAAAACACAACACTGTGGTACGATCATAGTGGAGTCTGGACTTTGGGATGATGCCAGTTGTAATGAGCCACGTCCTATTATGtgtgaaatacaataa
- the LOC129441860 gene encoding mannose-binding protein A isoform X2, with amino-acid sequence MVSVLMPYISVLLLLQSGPQLLYGDESQNCGPKGEKGDRGAQGLPGLPGSKGDTGLLSANVDMIPTGPKGDKGDPGVTGIPGPAGRPGFPGIPGFPGLKGDPGSPGGDVTSLQSQIHDLTAKFAMMEKAASFGTFRKVGQKYFVYDGIVKTFDEGIQVCKEVGGTIALARNAVEHQALHKVVVASGLNEKPFIGVTDRDKEGQFVDIDGKLLTFTNWASDQPDNYQETQHCGTIIVESGLWDDASCNQPRPIMCEIQYK; translated from the exons ATG GTGTCTGTGTTAATGCCGTACATCAGTGTCCTTCTGCTGCTTCAGTCCGGCCCACAACTACTGTATGGAGATGAATCTCAAAACTGTGGACCTAAAGGAGAGAAGGGAGATCGAG GAGCGCAGGGACTACCAGGTCTTCCAGGATCCAAAGGAGACA CAGGGCTTCTTTCTGCAAATGTGGACATGATTCCCACTGGACCTAAAGGAGATAAGGGGGATCCAG GCGTTACTGGCATTCCTGGTCCAGCTGGTAGGCCTGGCTTTCCTGGCATACCTGGATTTCCTGGCTTGAAGGGGGATCCAG gGAGTCCTGGAGGTGACGTCACGTCCCTACAATCTCAGATTCATGATTTAACTGCTAAGTTTGCCATGATGGAGAAAGCTGCAAGTTTTGGTACATTCAGAAAAGTCGGGCAGAAATATTTTGTTTATGATGGGATTGTGAAAACATTTGATGAGGGGATTCAAGTCTGCAAGGAAGTTGGTGGAACAATTGCTTTAGCAAGAAATGCTGTTGAACATCAAGCTTTACATAAAGTAGTGGTAGCCAGTGGTTTAAATGAAAAGCCATTCATTGGAGTCACAGACAGAGATAAAGAGGGACAGTTTGTGGACATTGATGGTAAACTCTTGACTTTTACCAACTGGGCTTCTGATCAACCTGATAATTATCAGGAAACACAACACTGTGGTACGATCATAGTGGAGTCTGGACTTTGGGATGATGCCAGTTGTAATCAGCCACGTCCTATTATGTGtgaaatacaatacaaatag
- the LOC129441860 gene encoding mannose-binding protein A isoform X1 yields MVSVLMPYISVLLLLQSGPQLLYGDESQNCGPKGEKGDRGAQGLPGLPGSKGDRGDTGLLSANVDMIPTGPKGDKGDPGVTGIPGPAGRPGFPGIPGFPGLKGDPGSPGGDVTSLQSQIHDLTAKFAMMEKAASFGTFRKVGQKYFVYDGIVKTFDEGIQVCKEVGGTIALARNAVEHQALHKVVVASGLNEKPFIGVTDRDKEGQFVDIDGKLLTFTNWASDQPDNYQETQHCGTIIVESGLWDDASCNQPRPIMCEIQYK; encoded by the exons ATG GTGTCTGTGTTAATGCCGTACATCAGTGTCCTTCTGCTGCTTCAGTCCGGCCCACAACTACTGTATGGAGATGAATCTCAAAACTGTGGACCTAAAGGAGAGAAGGGAGATCGAG GAGCGCAGGGACTACCAGGTCTTCCAGGATCCAAAGGAGACAGAGGAGACACAG GGCTTCTTTCTGCAAATGTGGACATGATTCCCACTGGACCTAAAGGAGATAAGGGGGATCCAG GCGTTACTGGCATTCCTGGTCCAGCTGGTAGGCCTGGCTTTCCTGGCATACCTGGATTTCCTGGCTTGAAGGGGGATCCAG gGAGTCCTGGAGGTGACGTCACGTCCCTACAATCTCAGATTCATGATTTAACTGCTAAGTTTGCCATGATGGAGAAAGCTGCAAGTTTTGGTACATTCAGAAAAGTCGGGCAGAAATATTTTGTTTATGATGGGATTGTGAAAACATTTGATGAGGGGATTCAAGTCTGCAAGGAAGTTGGTGGAACAATTGCTTTAGCAAGAAATGCTGTTGAACATCAAGCTTTACATAAAGTAGTGGTAGCCAGTGGTTTAAATGAAAAGCCATTCATTGGAGTCACAGACAGAGATAAAGAGGGACAGTTTGTGGACATTGATGGTAAACTCTTGACTTTTACCAACTGGGCTTCTGATCAACCTGATAATTATCAGGAAACACAACACTGTGGTACGATCATAGTGGAGTCTGGACTTTGGGATGATGCCAGTTGTAATCAGCCACGTCCTATTATGTGtgaaatacaatacaaatag